The genomic segment AATTACCTGAAGGATAAAAAAACGATTGCTGAATATATTGAAACGGAAAGCGGGAGAAAATCCAACAGACCTAAACTTGCTGAAGCTTTGGAGTTATGCAGAAAAACGAATTCTATCCTGATTGTAGCAAAATTGGATAGATTAAGTCGGAATGTGGCTTTCACCAGTAAATTGTTGGAGAGTGATGTCGAGATCGTATTTTGTGATTTTCCTGAGGCCAATAAACTTGTGCTACATATCATCAGCAGTATAGCAGAGTATGAGGCGGGATTGATCAGCCAAAGAACGAAACAATCCCTGAAAGCCAAGAAATCAAGAGGATATAAGCTTGGTAAATCCGAGAACTTATTAAACAGACTGCATCAAGCGGTAGAAAATAGCAATAAGACCAATCACCGGAAAGCTCTTGACAATCCTAACAACAAGAGGGCGATGGCATTGTTGAAAAATCTGGTGAAAGAAGACAGGAGCTTATCTGAAATGGCGAGAATCCTGAACAGTGA from the Bacteroides eggerthii genome contains:
- a CDS encoding recombinase family protein, whose product is MIRKNYVAYLRQSTMKQEISGLGVEAQREIIRNYLKDKKTIAEYIETESGRKSNRPKLAEALELCRKTNSILIVAKLDRLSRNVAFTSKLLESDVEIVFCDFPEANKLVLHIISSIAEYEAGLISQRTKQSLKAKKSRGYKLGKSENLLNRLHQAVENSNKTNHRKALDNPNNKRAMALLKNLVKEDRSLSEMARILNSEGFVTSKGCQFRASQVSILLKRYNLKED